A single window of Lacerta agilis isolate rLacAgi1 chromosome 12, rLacAgi1.pri, whole genome shotgun sequence DNA harbors:
- the LOC117055980 gene encoding macrophage mannose receptor 1-like, with the protein MGAALKPEPSNDFDYSFKIIDNGWILYEEHEYYVSNRTTSAERARASCKKHGGDLAVIESEAERKFLWKYNNYYGTHSGDLYIGLTVGLDGEFGWLDQTPVTYAPWAPGEPNSGNDDETCVAMKAITGLWYDTNCGSTNKFICERHNSSVHSTVAPTMPVPVGGCADGWLFLITSASNCLVLMKKTEKIGLMHEPLVKNKEETWLL; encoded by the exons ATGG GTGCAGCGTTGAAACCTGAACCAAGCAATGATTTTG ACTATTCATTCAAAATAATTGATAATGGCTGGATTTTGTATGAGGAACATGAGTACTATGTCAGTAATAGAACTACATCTGCAGAAAGAGCACGAGCATCGTGCAAGAAGCATGGTGGAGATCTTGCTGTCATTGAAAGTGAAGCTGAAAGAAAGTTTTTGTGGAAATAT AACAACTATTATGGAACTCACTCTGGTGACCTTTACATTGGTTTAACTGTGGGTCTTGATGGAGAGTTTGG CTGGTTGGATCAAACTCCAGTGACCTATGCGCCCTGGGCACCCGGTGAACCCAACTCTGGAAATGATGATGAAACATGTGTTGCTATGAAGGCTATCACAG GTTTATGGTATGATACAAATTGTGGTAGTACTAATAAATTCATCTGTGAAAGGCATAACAGTTCTGTCCACTCAACTGTTGCTCCCACAATGCCTGTACCTGTTGGGGGCTGTGCTGATGGCTggctttttttaataacaag TGCTTCCAACTGTTTGGTTTTAATGAAGAAGACAGAAAAAATTGGTCTGATGCACGAACCGCTTGTAAAAAACAAGGAGGAAACCTGGCTTCTGTAA